Below is a window of Drosophila willistoni isolate 14030-0811.24 chromosome XR unlocalized genomic scaffold, UCI_dwil_1.1 Seg144, whole genome shotgun sequence DNA.
ACAAACTATTGGCCAAGAGACTGATTTAAGCATACATAGCAACACTTACACTAACTACTCCCAATTCACCCAGGAAGAGTTTCTGTCGCCCATCCACCTGGCAGGCCAATGTGTTGAGCAAATAGATGGCAATGCGCTGAACAAAGCCCTCCTGCTCGGTCTTGGATACGCCATGTAGTAGAATTTTGATGAGTCGTTCGTATTCAAAGAgctgaaaataataatatacaaTTGGATTAGGCGAagttctctgtctctctcaaTTTCAgtttctccctctctcgctctctctctctgtctctcttacCACATCGACTGGCATATGGAACTGGGTGAGGGTGAGGTAACCATTTCTAAGCATTGTGTCATCGGTTAGATGCATTTCCATGCCATTGAGCAAGGTGCGAATGATGTGATTACGCAACAAAGTGCCAAATTTAGAACGATCCCTGCCTTTGACTATATAAAACAGTGTGGCGCTGCGGGGGAGgggcaaaagcaaaaatatcATGGATTTAAGGATAAAAAGAATTTTGGTtcaaaaaaactcaaactcaCCTGCCGGATATTTGCATATGCTTGAATTTAAGATGTCTGTCCATGGCAGATAGCACAACATCCAATGCCGTGTGTATATCCTTGCAGTTCTCAAAGCGAAACAGATGATATAAATCATTGAGAACCTAATGAAAAATGAATGCAACGAATGCTATAAATGTATGGGACGGGACGATGAGAGGTAGAGAACAACTCACTCTTGTCAATAGCACTGGCCTATCATGATAGTAACGAGCTGCTGTCAATATCTGTTGCTCATTGGCATCGCCGGCCACCTCGAAGGCAGGTATATCGTGTCGTTTGCATGCCCAATGTGCTGTATGATAGAGGCCCAGAAATTGCAACGGCCTATGGGTGCGTGAGGCCAAACCGGGTATATCAGTTAGACCATATTGTTGCTCTGTCTTGGTATTGCCATTGCCAGATTCCTTGGTGGCCACACCATTGCCAGCTAAATTCGTACCGGATATATCTAGATGTGTTAAATGGCGTAGATTATCCATTAGCATTTCCAATGTCTGATCGGGCAGATCATAGGTGCCATGGCCATTGCCCGAACTTGAGATTGATATGTCCAGGGTGCATAATCGTCGCAGGCAGCAAATGGCATGCAACTGATTGGCAATTGGCCAAACATTAAACAATATTAGGGTGTGCAGGTTGGGCAACATGACCAATGCCTCCAAACTGAAATTGGCCAGGACGCATGATGTTAAATCCAAATGGCTCAAGTCATGCAAATGAGCAAATTGCAAACGATGATGCATAACGACACCGTTTAGTACCAAACGACGCAAATGTGGACAGGTTAATTGAAAGTCCACCGGTTCCTTTTCATTCGGTTCAGCATTCTGTAGCAGATGTGAACTAATCCCCAGCTCCAATGAGCGCAAACTGTCTCCATAATGAGCCAACAAATGATGCGAATTAACTGTGATCTTATCGCAATACCACATGGACAAAGCATACAGTTTGTGACGCATTAGAGTCTCTAGACCTAAAAACGAAcgaattgaaatatatgtaggtatatggTTATCCACATGTGGTCATCAATTGATAGATAGATGGACTCACCCACACTGCTGAGCGTACTATTAcgcaaattaacaattttcaacGATGTTCGTTGAGTGTCATAAAACAAATTGATCACCGAATCATCTAGAGGGCGATTAAAACGCTGATAATTCTCCAAGAAACCATCACATATCTCATTGGGCAGTACAATGCCCGGATTTAATACACGCTGTCCGTGTGTTGTAGTGCCACTGATTATATCCAAATTGTTACACAATTTCTGATAGGCAATCTCCTTCAGTGTCAACGGCTCCTCATCCAAGGAGCCGTCCTCCATTAACCGCACCTTGCAGCTCATTTTTCTATCTAACTGTCCACTGGGCGCCTGTGACGACTCAATATTGTTGGCACTTCTTCGCCTTGGATTGTGGCAAATTTATTCCGATCCTTTAATCTAAAACaaacaatacaaaatacaaattcaaaaatacaattatttacaaaagttgAAACTAAATCTAACTAACTCTAAAACAACTAACATACCAGGAAATCGAAAGGTGTCAGGTAAATTGATTCAAACAAACTCATCTCTCTAGAGAGCCTACTCTAATGTGAAATGGAAGGTAATAACCGACTGGAAAACTTCTCTTACTACTACTACTCTTAAGCTTCCTTGGAGCTTCCTCGAAATAACTAACATAAGTGGAAAGGGATTACGAAAATCACTTGCTTCaagttttttaactttaagtATCAGTTGTATAATAAAATCACCTTGAAAAGGGCGgaaaatttttcaaacaaaatcatttatgtatatagaatCATTCTAAAACAATGGATATCTTTTTACCATAGAAGTATTCAAAGGGGTAATTCTACCCGCGAAATATCGTCCTTTTACCTTTTTATATTCTTTCTATAGGAGGAGTCTTTGAAATGTTTAAGTAACTTAAATTCCCATACTGACCTCTCCTTAAGATTCATCCATATGACTACCAAGaaagaattttgtttaaagaatCTTAGTGAGTGAATTTTAGTGAGTTTAATTTGAAAGGTGCCTTTAACTAATTCGGGTACTCTGATTCCGAAATATGAACTCGGGTTTTGCTCAACTCCAAGGGATGTGGGGTTAAAAATGGAacccaaaagtatactatagaaatttaaacaattgaTTTGTACATTTTTAATAGATTTTGGAATAGACCgtttaagaaaaatagctCTTAATTGCAAACCTtactaataaacaatttgttagacGCAAGAGATTCCAATAATTTCTTAAAATGAAAAGCAGAAACTCTTCAAAtccctatagcatacttttgggttCAAATTTTACTCAGTTTAGAACCATATGCAAAGTATAGCAAAGAAATACTACATAATTTCAACACATTTGCTTCGAAAACCTGACGTGATGAACAATAACTGAGTACAAGACCGTGAATATCTCATTTTTGGAGTTAAACTTTCCTTTGCACTTTACTATTTGGCAAAAGGGTACACAAAATTTCTTCATGGACGAAGTTTAGTAGTagagaaattgaaaaaacacGATTTCTTAAAGAATTGTTCATGACTATTGTCAAAAATGAGTCATACGATCTATAAGATATGcttatattaaacaaaattcaattacAAAGCGTACACAAAATATATGGATGACCGATGTGTTATTTCATATAGTAAAACTGACGCTTATCGCTTCATAGATCTGCAAGTCAGTGTACATTATCACATCACATATTTCACATGAAACAAAAGACCAATTTGAATAGGTAATTGGTATATTGAAGAAGCTTTAATACACTTATTGCCAGAGAGACATATAGACAAAATTATTGAAACTTGTATGTAACTTAAAAACAAAGATGGAATAatcaatattaaaaacaaaaaataattttaaatttcataagaatgttaaataaaatttccaCTTTCTTGAATCGTGAGTCATTTGAATAGAGATTCATTCATCATCTCTCAATGATTCACATTTACATGTGTGTCTCAATGATCAATAATTAATTGATCCTAAATTAGAGTACATTTGTACTCATTAATTTGATTAGTTATTGAAAATCAACAGGCGGCACATGTGTCTGAGAATTGTTATCTCTCTCTGTTACACCctttaaacaaaactaaagGGATATTTAGTTTAATAGACTAAGTTTACATACATTGTATGTGCAAAAGATTAAAGGCATATTTGTTTGAATAAAGCTAGAACAAAGCTTTAGCCTAGTATGGACTTTTATGTAGATCAGTTTACTTGACTAATCAATCAACTTGGCTGACAATTAAACATTATGATTATCagttaaatatatgtatttgtagtATCTAACTGATTGATTGAGGATGAAAGCAAATGAAGTCAAAGAACTTTATTTGAAGGGTTCATAGAGTTGTTTGGGAGATATTACgtaatcaacaacaacaacaacaacaacaaataaatgacaaaagtaacaaattacatacttatatgtatatccatctctttctctcactatGTATGACAAAGACTGCAACTCGCGACTGAGGACGTAGGAGTAAAAGGATAAAAAAATCAAGAGCATGATTTTTGAATGTCAACagaaatgttgttgttgtattgagcgacagagatagagatagagagtgtGTGTATGCCTATAACATTGGAGGCTTGTGGCAAGGGAACATGTGGCATGACGGGGCGTAAataccaacaataacaacaacaacaacaacaaattataaCGGAAGTAAATATCAACCTGTTAATCGGTTAATTCATAATTAGCACTTTTGTTTGAAATGTCAGCAAATTAATAATTCTTATTATGTAGGTGTATAATATAGTTgatttagttgttgttgttgttgtaattgctGGTGTTAGTTGGCGTTGCGtagttattgaaaaaaaaaagcgcgACAGAGCAGAGCAACAGCGGCACACTGTCTGGCCTTATCAAGTGAaggactgactgactgactgtcaGTCCAGTCCGTTCAATCCCTCCACCCTCCGCCTAACTACCTCCACTTCCATCTCCACCTCCACCTAGGTGGTTAAATGTAAATAGATAATACTGATAGTGGTggagtcgtcgtcgtcgtctctgtcgtcgtcgttgtcgtcttGGTCGCATCAGCTGTGTGCGTGggagagcagcagcagcgcaaGTCTCTGGGTAGTCCCCAGTCTCACAGTGCAAAACGACGAAATTTCTGTATGTAAATCCATATTTGATTTTACAAACTTTACCTTTAcgttttgttgtattttttttttattgttttcttatCCTTGGCAGCAGCAGACCTCTCTCTGTTCTATTCTCCACCAAAGAATCTGTCTGCCACTCCAGGAATTAGaaatttgttgctgttgctttttttctctctctctttcgtttTTCCTCTTTGTCAAAAGTCTTCTTCTTGtcgtttttattattattattttatataaatttttttattttacatttgCTTATGCTTTCTCCCGTTAGCTAGTGTTAATTTTCACAATGTTTGTTGTTAATCCATCAACAAactataaaatttgttgtgttatgcttttgtttttcttgattttttttcactttttgtttgttagcGATTTCACTTTATTAAGACACAGCGTTAGAGATGGGAAAAACAGTGATGTCTGAAACGATGAACCAATATTATTTTTGCCCCTATTTTAGACTTCGTGAGGCGTATATGACACAACGTTGAAGACTCAAAGCTCTAAGCTCAAGCCACAGTGGGCGGGAtagaaaatgtttattttttttttatcttaatttagaaatatgtaaattccgaaacttaataaaaatgcattgcagatgtaaatttcattaaatttctgAATAATAAAACGCaatgaatttcatttttgggGAAACTTGAGTTCTtcttgtttattattattattgttaattCTTTTTTAGCATTCTGAAATTATGTGTGAGAATGTGATTTGAAGGGAAAACAGACAGTACGAGGTAAAACATCGTATAGTTCAGAATAAAACCTTCTAAATAACAATcaaaattacaattacaaatcttttttgtttttgttttgttttaagttcgataaataaataaatttgccTTGTTTGAGGAAACAAAAGGTCAGAGGGAGGGAGGGGAGGGATTTTGGGAGTGCCCTAAAATGTAcaattttgctttttttgtttttgttttgttttgttgttttgctttgctcttttgtgtgtgtttttgttacAATTTATTCGGTCGTTTAGATGGCTCGTTGCTAGGTTAACCCGACAAGTCACCCTGATCAAAAATGCTCTGATCATAGAGCTCGGCTATGACACGTCGACCACCGAAAAATCTACCATGTAACGCATCCTTGCCACGGATGGCCTCGGCTCCGGCAGAGAATTCGACAAATATTTTCACAATAATTTCCGCCTCATCGTCGTCTTCGTTCTCTGTTTGCTTTTCGTTGAATATGATGACACGACTGACAGTGCCGAATTTGCTGCACTCCTCTTGAATCTCCTCCTGCAGCGTCTCATCCACATCCTCTGGTCCAACCATATTGCGCAGGATAATGACACGAGAGTCCTGGGGCCGCATTAACCGCTGCATTACCAATTGCCGAGCACTTTGGCCCTTAATGGACATGTTCTCCTGTTGCTGCAGCGTCTGGACATCACCCTCGTCCATCAGTTTCTTTTGCAATTCCTCTTGCTGTTTCTCGTGGGCCTTCTTGATGTTCTCCGAGAGATTGGCGGCTGTCGCTGCGGCATTATTGGCCGCAGCTGATAGGGCGACTGGAGCAACTGCTACAGCAGCACCTCCATTGCTTGCCTCAACGGCAGCGGCAGGTACCACGCCCACGCCCACTccggcggcagcggcagcagcagctgccacGCTAGCCAAGGGTAGCGTTGGTGTGGCCAGCAGGGCAGGCGGCGGCAATGTGGGAGCCACACTTTGCAGTGTGGGCAAACCTGTGGGAACGCCTAACAAACTGGGAGCCACTGCTGTTGGTGGCTGGAAAATGCCAGGCGGGAGCAGTGCAGCAGCCGTTACCGGAGCTGTGGGCACGGCCAGAACCGGATGAAGAGCAGCCGCTGATGTGGCTGCACTTACCACTGGCATGGCACCCACTTTGGCCACCACGGCACCCGCTGCCATTCCAAGCGTAGGTGTATTCTGAAGACCCAATACGGCATTACTAGCCACAGCGTCCAAAGCTTGAATTTTCGCTGTGGCCGCAGCGGCAGCCACTGCAGCAGCTGTGGGCATTGTGGAGTTGGTTGTGGGACACGCCAAGGCATTGGGCGGTGTGATGGATCGGCCAACCCTAAAATCAATAGAGGAGCAATTAGAAAAGTCTGCATCTGCATCTCGACCTGTCATCGAGAAGCACTTACCTGAGCAACTGTCCGCCCAAATCAAAGAGATTCATACTGGCAATGGCCTCGTCCATGGCTTGCTTATTGGCATACTCAATGAATCCGTAACCTTTGTGCGTATGCAGACTCGTTCCCTGGGCCAATTTGCAATAAAGTATAGGTCCGAATGCCTCAAAGACACTTTTGATATCCTCCTCGGACAGATCCGGATGTATGGAAGCGACATAAATGCGATTAAATGATTTGGCCTCCTCTTGCACTTCATCGATGACCTGTTGGGCTTGCGGCATATTGCTGGGTCGGCCAACCTTAATGTTCCGTCCACCCATCAGAGCGCCATTCATCTGTTCCAATGCCAATTGAGCCCCTTCGGGTATTTCATATTCCACAAAGGCGAAACCCTTGTGTTTCTGCGTTATTGGATCCCATGACATATTAATCGACTTGATGGGACCAAAAGGTGTGAATGCAGCACGAATGGTATCCTCTTTCAGTTCAAATGAAATGCTGCCCACATAAACTCTACAAAATAGGAATAGGAAGATATATATAATTACGCCATAAAGTTAACTTAAAATAAAGTACAGAAAGTTCTTCATCTTCACGTTCAGATCTTATCAGCTCATTTCAAGGAGGCACAGTGAAAAGTCTGTGATGGATCCACATCCAAATAACACGGACCGGTGAATCCATCAAAACAAAACTCTTCTTCACCACAAGAAATTGTAAATCAAGTTTTCCATCATAACAACAATTCGGTATAAAGTTTTAagcttgtttgtttgtttcttattcttacCGACACATTAGGGCCAATGCCTGTTGCCGTTGCACCTGGGTACGTTGAGTGgccaattgttgctgctgatgggCCAGGGTCTGTTTCATTAGGACCATTTTGATGCTTTGCTCCATGGCATATTTCTTGGCCTTGCTAACAAGATCATGCTGATCGGATGTCAATTTTGGCAATGCCCCACCAAGTAAGCCCAATAATGCTGATCGTGTGCCAGGACCGAATTTCACATCGCCCGTCTGCTTCAGATCGTACAGAGGCTGCGAAAGGTATGGGGGAACTTTCGTGTCCGCTGACTTGCCTAGAATTGGGAATAGAGATTAGTCCAACTCATACGTTAGGAttagtatttgttttttttttttttttttttttttgtagtagtagtagtagagtaGTAGTAGAAGTAGTAGTAGATCGATCATCATTTATCatcttggtttttttgttttttgtttgtgggttttttttctcaaaattgactctttctttgtttttgttttgtctatATTCCAAAGGCAACTCGTTGAGGCTTAAGGCAAGGACACACAAGGCACAAATGGAGTCCCACATTCAAGGGGTAgagggattttttttttgtttttagcatTGCATTTGgaattgtgtttgtttttttttgtgttgttttttttcacaatttcttttttttttttagtttttttgcttttgtttttttgcgtaagaaaagaaaaaaaaactgctcTGCCTGCAAGAAAgataaagacaaaaaagaagaaaaaaaaacaaatgtagaaaaaaaaatttgtttgttaatttgcTGAAGAAGATCTGGAACTTGAAGGAGAGGGGGGATCggccacacacacgcacacggctttagtttttttcttttttttttggttggatTTAATCCAtcatattaatatatatatatatatataatagatataagtatatacatatttaagaATTTATCCAATATAATTCTTTCGAGTTAGGATTTCACTTTTCTTGTcgttttttaatatatgtacatagagattttactttatatatatatgtatatatatatatatatagatatagaatCGATCCCCTTCTATCGTAAACACAGGGGGACGAGGGGCGTGGATATAATTTGatattgattttgtttgttttctttctttctttcttttggttACTGTCTCTATTTGTCTTTctgtttcattttcattcgtttttcggggattttttttgtggttttgtttttgtttttggttatCATTTTAGGTTAAAGGCTGGAAAAATATGCaagagaataaaaaaaagagaaaaagcacccgtcaaataaaataattaacgGATACAGCTTATTGGATAGATATAAAAGATATACATAGtgctctatatatgtacatatatatatatatatatatatatatattatatatatgtatatgta
It encodes the following:
- the LOC6638884 gene encoding poly(U)-binding-splicing factor half pint; protein product: MGSNDRSSRSPRSDDQREINDMPVTKRSRSDSGKSADTKVPPYLSQPLYDLKQTGDVKFGPGTRSALLGLLGGALPKLTSDQHDLVSKAKKYAMEQSIKMVLMKQTLAHQQQQLATQRTQVQRQQALALMCRVYVGSISFELKEDTIRAAFTPFGPIKSINMSWDPITQKHKGFAFVEYEIPEGAQLALEQMNGALMGGRNIKVGRPSNMPQAQQVIDEVQEEAKSFNRIYVASIHPDLSEEDIKSVFEAFGPILYCKLAQGTSLHTHKGYGFIEYANKQAMDEAIASMNLFDLGGQLLRVGRSITPPNALACPTTNSTMPTAAAVAAAAATAKIQALDAVASNAVLGLQNTPTLGMAAGAVVAKVGAMPVVSAATSAAALHPVLAVPTAPVTAAALLPPGIFQPPTAVAPSLLGVPTGLPTLQSVAPTLPPPALLATPTLPLASVAAAAAAAAGVGVGVVPAAAVEASNGGAAVAVAPVALSAAANNAAATAANLSENIKKAHEKQQEELQKKLMDEGDVQTLQQQENMSIKGQSARQLVMQRLMRPQDSRVIILRNMVGPEDVDETLQEEIQEECSKFGTVSRVIIFNEKQTENEDDDEAEIIVKIFVEFSAGAEAIRGKDALHGRFFGGRRVIAELYDQSIFDQGDLSG
- the LOC6638825 gene encoding protein zer-1 homolog isoform X2; translated protein: MSCKVRLMEDGSLDEEPLTLKEIAYQKLCNNLDIISGTTTHGQRVLNPGIVLPNEICDGFLENYQRFNRPLDDSVINLFYDTQRTSLKIVNLRNSTLSSVGLETLMRHKLYALSMWYCDKITVNSHHLLAHYGDSLRSLELGISSHLLQNAEPNEKEPVDFQLTCPHLRRLVLNGVVMHHRLQFAHLHDLSHLDLTSCVLANFSLEALVMLPNLHTLILFNVWPIANQLHAICCLRRLCTLDISISSSGNGHGTYDLPDQTLEMLMDNLRHLTHLDISGTNLAGNGVATKESGNGNTKTEQQYGLTDIPGLASRTHRPLQFLGLYHTAHWACKRHDIPAFEVAGDANEQQILTAARYYHDRPVLLTRVLNDLYHLFRFENCKDIHTALDVVLSAMDRHLKFKHMQISGSATLFYIVKGRDRSKFGTLLRNHIIRTLLNGMEMHLTDDTMLRNGYLTLTQFHMPVDVLFEYERLIKILLHGVSKTEQEGFVQRIAIYLLNTLACQVDGRQKLFLGELGVVSTMLTLIKDRLTRTVFDDVMEVAWSTMWNVTDETAINCKRFLDGRGMEYFLKCLNTFPERDELLRNMMGLLGNVAEVKWLRPKLMTQEFIKVFARLLDSLSDGIEVSYNAAGVLAHIASDGADAWTIKSPTREHVLERMVAAIQRWNIKSERNINYRSFEPILSLVRCYETPQCQHWAVWALANLTQVYPEKYCQLVEQENGIQILNELIQHESPYCEIKRIARMVIEQCDSGVERMIEG
- the LOC6638825 gene encoding protein zer-1 homolog isoform X1 produces the protein MSCKVRLMEDGSLDEEPLTLKEIAYQKLCNNLDIISGTTTHGQRVLNPGIVLPNEICDGFLENYQRFNRPLDDSVINLFYDTQRTSLKIVNLRNSTLSSVGLETLMRHKLYALSMWYCDKITVNSHHLLAHYGDSLRSLELGISSHLLQNAEPNEKEPVDFQLTCPHLRRLVLNGVVMHHRLQFAHLHDLSHLDLTSCVLANFSLEALVMLPNLHTLILFNVWPIANQLHAICCLRRLCTLDISISSSGNGHGTYDLPDQTLEMLMDNLRHLTHLDISGTNLAGNGVATKESGNGNTKTEQQYGLTDIPGLASRTHRPLQFLGLYHTAHWACKRHDIPAFEVAGDANEQQILTAARYYHDRPVLLTRVLNDLYHLFRFENCKDIHTALDVVLSAMDRHLKFKHMQISGSATLFYIVKGRDRSKFGTLLRNHIIRTLLNGMEMHLTDDTMLRNGYLTLTQFHMPVDVLFEYERLIKILLHGVSKTEQEGFVQRIAIYLLNTLACQVDGRQKLFLGELGVVSTMLTLIKDRLTRTVFDDVMEVAWSTMWNVTDETAINCKRFLDGRGMEYFLKCLNTFPERDELLRNMMGLLGNVAEVKWLRPKLMTQEFIKVFARLLDSLSDGIEVGHGCGRRLANGNVNHANLRFQVSYNAAGVLAHIASDGADAWTIKSPTREHVLERMVAAIQRWNIKSERNINYRSFEPILSLVRCYETPQCQHWAVWALANLTQVYPEKYCQLVEQENGIQILNELIQHESPYCEIKRIARMVIEQCDSGVERMIEG